In Ananas comosus cultivar F153 linkage group 7, ASM154086v1, whole genome shotgun sequence, the sequence tctcttttttttcctttcagttagaatagaaattctaaattttcctTTTTGTGAGGTGCTCTACTATGAATGTTAATGCacaatctaaaatttttaaaaaaaccttcATTTTAGGACCTCCATGATTAGAAGACACTATAGACCAGAGTCCCTGCAATAGTTCCTACATGAACAGGGGTGAATGGATGCAAATAATAAATATCATCAAATTTGGGCCTGCAGATATCTCAAGTTTTTGTCCAAGAGAGATAATATTGCAAGAGGTTCATATCAAATGTGCATTCCCAGTGAGaatatcaaaaagaaaaagaaaaagaaaaaagcatacAAGTACCTCAACTAACATTTTGCCTGGTTTACCAAAATTACTCGCATTCCATTAAAATTTATGTCTCTATAAAAGTAAATTAGTAACATCAGATTTATCTTAAACAATCATACCACACAAGAACATGGAAGATCTTCTATCTACACAACTACAATTTAAGACATAAGCTAAGTGATGCAGAGGTAACGAAGCTGCCGTATAACTCATCTAGTGTATTTTTCCCATTTAGGAAGAAAGTTGCAATTAGGATTTTACAAATTCAGATAAGAAAAGAGGAGAGATAATGAGATTAAGGTCAATCGATAAAGCTCACCTCTCGTGGAAATCATTCCACGCTACAGCGATATAAGGCTTTGGGTACTCAAAATCGACCATGGTTTTTGGAAAAAGCAACTTTTGAATTCGAGGAGTTTCTATGCAACAGCAATCCCTTCTGAGTTGAGTTCATTGATTTGAGGCTTGGGCTCCAAATCGATGAACTGGTTCGACTTGCTTGCTAGATGGGATATACTGACTCTTCCTTGCCTTTTAATGTAGTCTGCAACGGCCTTCATTTCATCCTCTGAGATGTATATGTATTTCCCTCGTTCATCCATCACACCAGATAATCTCCCTGCAAAGGAAAAACAATTTgtactttgaaaaaaaaaaaatgtaatgttGATTTTCGTTAATTTAGTAGAGCTAATTAGTACATATCTAGgttgagaaaattattattagcatATCAAGGTGGTAGGGCTAGGACTCATATGACTTTCTCAGGGTGAAAATAAGACAGAGGGTTATAAACTGAAGTTGGGAACTCCAAAGAAAACTAGCTATTAAATAGAGGATGAGCTCCATGGTGAAAAAGTGCAGAGAAGTGCTTGAAAACAATACCCATGCTTTCCAAATTTGTTATTCGATTGATGCAGTCCTGCAAAAAAGGCAACGAGGTCAAGTAATAGAATAGTAAATGGCAATAGCAACAAAACAGATGTTCATGAACTTAAGGGAAACACACCATCAGAAATAGTAAAACAATTTTGCCCCCCAAGTTTTTCACACGTGTCCCAACCTTTTTCAAGAATTTCAAATAACTTTATAACTAACGGACTAGCAGTTGTCGAGAAAATTGAGgaacaattttcaaattatcAGAAAACGAAGGGATCTAACTTATACTTAGTTCTACTTCACAGCACAGTCTTGCATGATTTTATTCGAGGAATTCCTAATATACAGCACTATAGGAGAACCATTTTGAACAACCGCAAAAGAAGAAAGCAGCATCTTTGTTATCACTCGTATAGAATAGATAAAAGTACAACTCATACAGGGATAGGAATGAAGCTAAAAGCCTAATGCTATATACCCACGgaaaaagcaagaaaaacaaaaagtaaTAAATAGGACAAATGGCTAATGAAAAGCAATCTAACTCAGAATCAATGCAGGGACCTGAATTGTAGTCACTTGTCAGGCTATTTTGCTTACCTGAGTCCGTAGCTTGAATTCTGCTGCAAGGTCCTCAAGAGGAACACATTTCTCTTTCTGAAAAAATAGCATAACAAAAATCAGCAATATACCTTTATTTCATTTTTCAAGCTACAATTGTCATGTAGTTAAACAAGCAGATGCTGAACAATGAAAGTCCGACAACGAGAATATAAAGAGAAAAGGTTGATCAGTGACCACATCAAAACAAAGAGATGTAGTACTATAGGTCTTGACCATAATGTCTATTACTCGGTTATTGTTTCACAAGCTATGCAACTGTATGTATATCCAACAATAAAATCGCTTTAAAAACTGAGTTGAAGGTGACAGAAGGGGTACCTTAATGTATTCcacaaaattaaaaagtaaaccCTGACCCTCATCTTGCATCTCATTCTCTGTTGTACCTTCAGCGTCAACAGAAAATTCCCCTTTCCACTTCTCAAACTCTAAAGCAGCAGCCTCCTCCTCCTTGGCCTTCCGAGCTAGGGCTTCTTCTTCCTAAATCAATTAACAAGCCTCTAAGCAAAATATCAATAATAACAACACAAAAACAAGATGATTCCAAAAATATGCAACCAATATTACTCATGAATATGCCAACAAATATGAATATGCGAACAATCTATTCACCATTAAACGATCTTGTGCTTCACGCTCTTCATCCTTTTTCCTCCGCATGTCCGCATAACGATCTTGCTTAGTTTTTCTTGATTCACGTGCTGCTTCCTCAGCCTTAATAAAATATGTCAATGTCCGAGTAATTTTGGAGTTAAATAGAACAAAGCaaagaagcaaaaaattaaCTTAATCTACCTGGCGCTGAGCTTCACGCTcttgtcttttcttttccttcttctttgatGCCCTAGCCACATAATTTTCCTCAGGAGCTTCTTCATCACTTTCAACAACAGCTTCTGTAAAAAATCAAGCTATCAACAAATGTTACAAGAAGATGCCATGATTTAcagtaaaaactaaaataataaagaCTCATCAGTTTTAATCCGATTAAATTGCAGCAAGAATTTGATAGTTGAAATGCAACTCAACTACTAATAATTCAGTACCCAAAAATACCAACTATAGTACCACCAAAGAGAATGCTAATCATATTTCAGTTAATTTTACACAAGATTTAGCGATATCAAAGTTAGACATAATAGGAGAGTACAACAGCTAAATAAAGGAAAACAATAAAGGCTTCAACTTGGGGAAGTGGAGAGTTAACTACCATCGAAGCTGGTTGAAGCAGCGGATGAACTTGCGGCGGCTGGTCTCCGGCGCATACGGCGGGCACCAGCAGGGCGTACTACTCGTTCTTCCTGTAAGAcataaattatcataaataatgTATATCTTGGCTACATAAGAAGATGAACAATAAAAGTGAGCAATTGCCGCCCCATTGAACAGTAAATTTGATAGAGGGAATGAGTCAGAAATCAATCAATTCTCTTGCAAAGAAGATATTAAAATTCATCATCAGACCATGAAAACACATATCATACAATGGTTCATTCGCGATAGAAGGATCAGGATGATCTTTAGTACAAGGCTTATGCAACAAAAGCAAATAATGCAGATCAGCTTTTCAGATAAAAGTTAGACTCAGTGACCTATCCCTAAATTATTGCCCTAAATTTGAGCCTGTAAAAGATCAATTCGGGTAAATTTGGTCATCCTAAACCACCTATTGAGTTAATTGGAGTATCTTTGGCCCACGAttctccttttattttgtttctaattCTTCTCCGCTCTAATAACTTGTAGCGAAATTCCCTTGATTCAAAGACATACTATTGAATTTCTTTACGATGATGAAAACAgtttaaattgataaaaaatgcGATTTTTCCATTACTTAGCATGATGCAATACTTATATCTAGTATAACTCAAAATCCTCATTAATTTCACGTAATTATTCAGGAATTTCTAAAATAGGGAGAAAAATCGGCATAAATAAGATTAGGCAACACGCATCGCACAAAAAGATAATCATAATACGAATAAATTCCAATAAATTCCAAAAATTTCCGAAAAAGTGGGAAACATCGAGGAAAAATAGTAACAAAGGGGATCATGGTTTGGGAATTCACCATCTGCGGCTGGGGCTCTCCCTCGTGCTCGTGCGGCGACCGCGCGATCTGCCGACGCCGCCACCAGAGGAGGGGGACTATGGCGACGACGAGAAGCATGCTAAGGACGAGGGCGATGATCTCCTCCATGGCTCTCGCtgtcctttttctctctcctctctctctccgatcgatcgatcgatcgatctaattggggacgacgacgacgaggagggggaggaggggttAGGGTTCGTAGGGATCGATGCAGAGTTGGAACGGGTAGACCGGGTCTTTTACTTCGCCCGGTTGGAGTTCGGCTCGGGTGTAGACCGGGCTTTGGTTCGGTGGAGCGGGTTAGTTTTGGTTCGGGTAAGACCGGATCCGTGAATACATTTAATAGCGCTGGATCTAGGTTCATTTCCGACTCAGTAGTGATGCACTCATGAGTCGCGaacagctttttttttattttggataataataatacaaataatGCAAATATCATCTAAATTGTGTCTGAATTATAGTTCACAAATTTCATTTCACGTATAATTAGTAACAAACTGTTTTAGTCGACAAAGTTTAGATGATCGTCACGCTCTTAGCGCGCACATGTATATgtaaagcttaaaattttagtGAAAAGCATATCGCTTATTTTTTTGTAGCGTTACACAAATAATACTTTGTCCAATACTGGTACACCATATTCACAATTTTAGGCAATTTCAACCATGAAAGGTAAGTTTATAAAGTTTATGAGGATTCGAgatgaaaaatttatatacGAAGTTTCAAATACCAAATTTGCgaggtaaaaaatttacaaatacttaaatttaaagaGTCTTCTACTTCTAATCCATTTTAGCACAACAATTCTGAGGGCCCAAAAACCTTTCATGCAATACATTTTCGAACACCTCCTTACTCATGGTTTTTGTCGAAATCAAATATGGAtagttttaaagaaaaagatgttttaaaaattaattactagaGAATCTTCGAATTGTTCtgtacaaatagcatttttACAGAAACTCCAATCACATCAGACGCATCACGAGTACATTGAGAACGTGATTCAACATGAAATTCAAGCTTTTTAATACCACCAAACATTCCCTAAATATCAAAATCTACATACATTAATTAGGGACTAAATGAAAATGTTGTACAAAAGCAGAGAAGGCTAATTTCAGAATGTACAGAATCAAAATTTTCCAGCAAAAACTCTGCATCTTTCtctgctcctttttttttccttctattttcaTTACATAATAACTTCTAACAAACTAGGAGAATTTCTATCAAGATCTCCAAGAACTTGAAAATAACATAGATTAGAATCTTCTTATTAGGCCACTTGAATTCGGTTCTCCGGCACGAGAGCAGCTCCAGCTTCTTCGGTTGGGGCGGCGTGTGATGATCTCGACCTCGACGGCCTCGACGACCTTGCggaagaagagggagatgaTGAGTTCTTGCTTTTCTTACGCTTCGATTTTTTCGGTGCTCTTCGCAAATCTGTCGGAGAATTATCTGTACAGTTTTCTGCAGCTGGTTGCAGTTCCTGGGGCTGCTGATTATTATCTGCTAAAACAAATGGTATtggtgttttgtttttttttaatcttattacAACATGAAGTTAAAATGGATAAGTGGTGAACAGTTTATGGATAAATAATAGACTTTTTATTCTTTGGCTAAGGATAGAATTTTGAGTaacataggaaaaaaaaaatgtattgcATTATTATGTTAATAAATCTACAATAATATTGCTAGGCAAGTATATAAGATTCAACCATGCACAGTGGTTCTCAATTATGTTGTAACATATCTACATCAATCATAAATCCAAGTCTAAATTATGGAGGAATCAAACTTTACAAATTGTTTATTTCTACAAATCCTTGAAGTTTCATGAAGTCCCACAAGTTCTTCTTCCTCAAAATTTTGCAGATATTGTAGAAGCTAAATAAAAACATGTTTAAAAGCAATTAAAGTGTGATTAATTGCATTGTGATTATTACCTTGAGAAAACCAAGAGTTTCCCATGGATTGGCCAAAGTTGCTGAAAGATGTTGATGAGAAATCAGATGATGTCTTAAACTCATTCATCTGCGcagataaaaattaagaaaaaaaaatgtaaaaaaaaaaaagaagaaaaaagaaaaattagaacaATTTCTTTCAATTTCATATTTGTTTGATTCATTATTTTTCACACCCAGCTAGGGGCATTAGCAGATGATCCATCCCAACCAATGTGTGCCACGTGTCTCACATCTGTTGGGTACCCAATTTCCATCTCATGCTCCTTCACAgctaccccaaaaaaaaaaaaaaaaaaatgctttaaTTCATGGGCTTTTCTTGTATTCTATGTAATAAATAACATGCATTAACTGAGCTTTAA encodes:
- the LOC109713087 gene encoding DDRGK domain-containing protein 1, which encodes MEEIIALVLSMLLVVAIVPLLWWRRRQIARSPHEHEGEPQPQMEERVVRPAGARRMRRRPAAASSSAASTSFDEAVVESDEEAPEENYVARASKKKEKKRQEREAQRQAEEAARESRKTKQDRYADMRRKKDEEREAQDRLMEEEALARKAKEEEAAALEFEKWKGEFSVDAEGTTENEMQDEGQGLLFNFVEYIKKEKCVPLEDLAAEFKLRTQDCINRITNLESMGRLSGVMDERGKYIYISEDEMKAVADYIKRQGRVSISHLASKSNQFIDLEPKPQINELNSEGIAVA
- the LOC109713088 gene encoding uncharacterized protein LOC109713088; the encoded protein is MEIGYPTDMNEFKTSSDFSSTSFSNFGQSMGNSWFSQDNNQQPQELQPAAENCTDNSPTDLRRAPKKSKRKKSKNSSSPSSSARSSRPSRSRSSHAAPTEEAGAALVPENRIQVA